From the genome of Bos indicus x Bos taurus breed Angus x Brahman F1 hybrid chromosome 14, Bos_hybrid_MaternalHap_v2.0, whole genome shotgun sequence, one region includes:
- the LYPLA1 gene encoding acyl-protein thioesterase 1 isoform X2 has product MCGNNMSAPLPAIVPAARKATAAVIFLHGLGDTGHGWAEAFAGIRSAHIKYICPHAPVMPVTLNMNMAMPSWFDIIGLSPDSLEDETGIKQAAENVKALIDQEVKNGIPSNRIILGGFSQGPIGGVNRDISILQCHGDLDPLVPLMFGSLTAEKLKTLVNPANVTFRTYAGMMHSSCQQEMMDIKQFIDKLLPPVD; this is encoded by the exons ATGTGCGGCAATAACATGTCGGCTCCGCTGCCCGCCATCGTGCCTGCCGCCCGTAAGGCCACCGCCGCG GTGATCTTCCTTCATGGATTGGGAGACACAGG GCATGGATGGGCAGAAGCCTTTGCCGGAATCAGAAGCGCCCACATCAAATACATCTGCCCGCATGC GCCGGTTATGCCTGTAACATTAAATATGAACATGGCCATGCCATCATG gTTTGACATTATTGGGCTTTCGCCAGATTCACTGGAGGATGAAACTGGAATTAAACAGGCAGCAGAAAATG ttAAAGCTTTGATAGATCAAGAGGTGAAGAACGGCATTCCTTCTAACAGAATTATTTTGGGAGGATTTTCTCAG GGCCCTATCGGTGGCGTGAATAGAGACATTTCTATTCTTCAGTGCCATGGGGACCTGGATCCTCTAGTCCCCCTGATGTTCGGTTCTCTCACTGCTGAGAAGCTGAAGACATTGGTGAATCCAGCCAATGTGACCTTCAGAACCTACGCAGGCATGATGCACAGTTCATGTCAACAG GAAATGATGGACATCAAGCAGTTCATTGATAAGCTCCTACCTCCTGTTGACTGA
- the LYPLA1 gene encoding acyl-protein thioesterase 1 isoform X1, whose product MCGNNMSAPLPAIVPAARKATAAVIFLHGLGDTGHGWAEAFAGIRSAHIKYICPHAPVMPVTLNMNMAMPSWFDIIGLSPDSLEDETGIKQAAENVKALIDQEVKNGIPSNRIILGGFSQGGALSLYTALTTQQKLAGVTALSCWLPLRASFPQGPIGGVNRDISILQCHGDLDPLVPLMFGSLTAEKLKTLVNPANVTFRTYAGMMHSSCQQEMMDIKQFIDKLLPPVD is encoded by the exons ATGTGCGGCAATAACATGTCGGCTCCGCTGCCCGCCATCGTGCCTGCCGCCCGTAAGGCCACCGCCGCG GTGATCTTCCTTCATGGATTGGGAGACACAGG GCATGGATGGGCAGAAGCCTTTGCCGGAATCAGAAGCGCCCACATCAAATACATCTGCCCGCATGC GCCGGTTATGCCTGTAACATTAAATATGAACATGGCCATGCCATCATG gTTTGACATTATTGGGCTTTCGCCAGATTCACTGGAGGATGAAACTGGAATTAAACAGGCAGCAGAAAATG ttAAAGCTTTGATAGATCAAGAGGTGAAGAACGGCATTCCTTCTAACAGAATTATTTTGGGAGGATTTTCTCAG GGAGGAGCTTTATCTCTGTACACGGCTCTGACCACACAGCAGAAGCTGGCCGGGGTCACCGCTCTCAGCTGCTGGCTGCCACTGCGGGCTTCGTTTCCACAG GGCCCTATCGGTGGCGTGAATAGAGACATTTCTATTCTTCAGTGCCATGGGGACCTGGATCCTCTAGTCCCCCTGATGTTCGGTTCTCTCACTGCTGAGAAGCTGAAGACATTGGTGAATCCAGCCAATGTGACCTTCAGAACCTACGCAGGCATGATGCACAGTTCATGTCAACAG GAAATGATGGACATCAAGCAGTTCATTGATAAGCTCCTACCTCCTGTTGACTGA
- the MRPL15 gene encoding 39S ribosomal protein L15, mitochondrial, which yields MAGPVRGAAGPWALDLLRALPRVSLANLRPNPGSRKPERRRRGQRRGRKCGRGHKGERQRGTRPRLGFEGGQTPFYLRIPKYGFNEGHSFRRQYQPLSLNRLQYLIDLGRVDPTQPIDLTQLVNGRGVTIQPSKRDYGVQLVEEGADTFKAKVNIEVQLASELAIAAIEKNGGVVTTAFYDPRSLEILCKPIPFFLRGQPIPKRMLPPEALVPYYTDARNRGYLADPARFPEARLELAKKYGYILPDITKDELFKMLSSRKDPRQIFFGLAPGWVVNMADKKILKPTDEKLLEYYSS from the exons ATGGCCGGCCCGGTGCGGGGCGCAGCAGGGCCTTGGGCCCTGGACTTGCTTCGGGCCCTGCCTCGTGTGAGCCTGGCTAACCTGAGGCCGAACCCGGGCTCCAGGAAACCG GAAAGACGACGAAGAGGTCAGAGAAGAGGTAGGAAGTGTGGCAGGGGCCACAAAGGAGAACGGCAGAGAGGAACCCGGCCCCGGCTGGGCTTTGAAGGAGGCCAGACTCCATTTTACCTTCGAATCCCAAAATATGGCTTTAATGAAGGACACAG CTTCAGACGCCAGTATCAGCCTTTGAGTCTCAACAGGCTGCAGTACCTGATTGACCTGGGCCGTGTCGATCCCACACAACCTATTGACTTAACCCAGCTGGTCAACGGGCGAGGTgttaccatccagccatctaaaaGGGACTATGGAGTCCAGTTGGTAGAGGAG GGCGCTGACACCTTTAAGGCAAAAGTTAACATCGAAGTTCAGCTGGCTTCTGAGCTGGCCATCGCCGCCATCGAGAAGAACGGGGGTGTCGTCACGACCGCCTTCTACGACCCGCGAAGCCTGG aaaTTCTGTGCAAACCCATCCCATTCTTTCTCCGTGGACAACCCATTCCCAAGCGGATGCTCCCCCCCGAGGCCCTAGTCCCCTACTACACTGATGCGAGAAATCGAGGCTATCTGGCAGATCCTGCCAGATTTCCCGAAGCAAGACTGGAGCTCGCCAAGAAGTATGGCTATATTTTACCTGACATCACTAAAGACGAACTCTTCAAAATGCTCAGTTCTCGGAAGGATCCACGGCAGATTTTCTTTGGTCTGGCTCCCGGATGGGTGGTGAACATGGCAGACAAGAAGATTCTGAAACCTACGGATGAGAAGCTGCTTGAGTACTACAGCTCCTGA
- the LYPLA1 gene encoding acyl-protein thioesterase 1 isoform X3, with product MPVTLNMNMAMPSWFDIIGLSPDSLEDETGIKQAAENVKALIDQEVKNGIPSNRIILGGFSQGGALSLYTALTTQQKLAGVTALSCWLPLRASFPQGPIGGVNRDISILQCHGDLDPLVPLMFGSLTAEKLKTLVNPANVTFRTYAGMMHSSCQQEMMDIKQFIDKLLPPVD from the exons ATGCCTGTAACATTAAATATGAACATGGCCATGCCATCATG gTTTGACATTATTGGGCTTTCGCCAGATTCACTGGAGGATGAAACTGGAATTAAACAGGCAGCAGAAAATG ttAAAGCTTTGATAGATCAAGAGGTGAAGAACGGCATTCCTTCTAACAGAATTATTTTGGGAGGATTTTCTCAG GGAGGAGCTTTATCTCTGTACACGGCTCTGACCACACAGCAGAAGCTGGCCGGGGTCACCGCTCTCAGCTGCTGGCTGCCACTGCGGGCTTCGTTTCCACAG GGCCCTATCGGTGGCGTGAATAGAGACATTTCTATTCTTCAGTGCCATGGGGACCTGGATCCTCTAGTCCCCCTGATGTTCGGTTCTCTCACTGCTGAGAAGCTGAAGACATTGGTGAATCCAGCCAATGTGACCTTCAGAACCTACGCAGGCATGATGCACAGTTCATGTCAACAG GAAATGATGGACATCAAGCAGTTCATTGATAAGCTCCTACCTCCTGTTGACTGA